The following coding sequences lie in one Gouania willdenowi chromosome 5, fGouWil2.1, whole genome shotgun sequence genomic window:
- the hyal2a gene encoding hyaluronidase-2, protein MVYWTLSVWKVLLLIVLLWDALHALGLKPTIWPLYSQKPLLLAWNAPTEDCAPRHGIRFQLDQFQIVASPNEGFVKQNLTIFYKDRLGLYPYFEPDETPMNGGLPQTASLTLHLDKMPEGVQRYIREPDAVGLAVIDWEEWRPLWIRNWESKDIYRRHSRELVRQKNPIWPPEQVAKVAQQEFEMSARKFMLETLRHAKNLRPNQLWGFYLFPDCYNHDYRYTLESYTGRCPDVEVARNEQLKWLWTESTALFPSIYMGTVLRSSTSGRQFVRNRVKEGMRLASSGDGLARPVFVYTRPTYANSLEQLTETDLVSTIGESVALGAAGIILWGEAVYASSRASCSDLDTYLRGTLSQYLLNVSTAAELCSRTLCASHGRCLRKNPDSDVYLHLNPLTHSIMRQSGKPVVTGELSKMDKMYYQAEFQCQCYSGFQGEGCVQTDPLHQRGRSTQTMASALQYLISLTVLLLLY, encoded by the exons ATGGTGTACTGGACACTGTCAGTTTGGAAGGTTCTGCTGCTGATTGTTCTGCTGTGGGATGCCCTTCATGCTTTGGGACTGAAACCCACAATATGGCCGCTGTACTCCCAAAAGCCTCTGCTCCTTGCTTGGAATGCCCCAACAGAAGACTGTGCCCCACGGCATGGCATTCGCTTCCAGCTGGACCAGTTCCAGATTGTGGCCTCACCCAATGAGGGCTTTGTTAAGCAGAATCTGACTATCTTCTACAAGGACCGCCTGGGCTTGTACCCTTATTTTGAGCCTGATGAAACACCCATGAATGGGGGTCTTCCACAAACAGCTAGTCTTACACTACACCTAGACAAAATGCCAGAAGGCGTTCAGAGGTATATACGAGAACCTGACGCTGTGGGTCTCGCAGTTAtagactgggaggagtggcgtCCTCTTTGGATACGTAACTGGGAAAGCAAAGATATATATCGTAGACATTCTCGGGAGCTTGTGCGCCAAAAGAACCCAATATGGCCTCCTGAGCAGGTGGCTAAAGTTGCCCAGCAAGAGTTTGAGATGTCCGCCAGAAAGTTCATGCTGGAAACTCTACGACATGCCAAAAACCTACGTCCCAACCAGCTGTGGGGCTTCTACCTGTTTCCTGACTGCTACAACCATGACTACAGATACACTCTGGAGAGTTACACAGGGCGCTGCCCAGACGTAGAGGTGGCTCGCAATGAGCAGCTAAAGTGGCTGTGGACTGAGAGCACAGCCCTGTTCCCCTCCATCTACATGGGCACCGTGCTGCGATCCTCAACCTCAGGTCGTCAGTTTGTGCGAAACCGGGTGAAGGAGGGGATGCGTTTGGCCTCGTCGGGTGATGGCCTGGCACGTCCGGTCTTTGTGTACACACGGCCTACCTATGCCAACTCCCTGGAACAGCTGACTGAG ACGGATCTTGTTTCCACCATCGGGGAAAGTGTGGCTTTGGGAGCAGCTGGAATTATCCTGTGGGGCGAGGCTGTGTACGCCAGCAGCAGA GCCAGTTGCTCTGACCTGGACACATATCTGCGAGGTACACTGAGTCAATACCTCCTCAACGTCTCCACGGCAGCAGAGCTATGCAGCCGGACCTTGTGTGCTTCTCACGGTCGCTGTTTGCGAAAAAATCCAGACAGCGATGTTTACCTGCATCTGAATCCCCTCACTCACAGCATCATGAGGCAGAGCGGCAAGCCCGTCGTCACCGGCGAGCTCAGCAAGATGGACAAGATGTATTATCAGGCTGAGTTTCAGTGTCAATGTTACAGTGGATTTCAGGGAGAGGGCTGCGTTCAGACGGACCCCCTGCACCAAAGAGGAAGGAGTACTCAGACCATGGCCTCAGCACTGCAATATCTGATCTCACTGACTGTCCTCCTGCTCCTCTATTAA
- the hyal1 gene encoding hyaluronidase-1: MCCFLSVLLLIFNLICVIFGLQDGTLPLSQFPFLTVWNAPTASCLSRYGVDLDLGTFSIIQNQNQSLTGENITIFYSEKLGLYPMYSGRGVAVNGGVPQNSSLEDHLRAAKENIHTIIPDDKFQGLAVVDWESWRPIWERNWDSMQVYWEGSRAIVSSKHPDWSPAQVEAVARVEFEEAGRKFMEETLKLGQKERPKGFWGFYGFPNCYNYHNAKSSNYTGECPSVEMGRNDELVWLWNISSALYPDIYLGYDLRGLHKEVLRYARHRILEALRAADKMTPSPPPVFPYARIVYTYTLDFLTQEHLVYTIGESAALASAGVVLWGDNSFSKSKATCEAVKSYIDDTLGHYVVNVTAAATLCSQSLCSSRGRCQRSDLNSKVYLHLNPSTWKVVSEERAQGQKNYRVLGHMQSQEVKLMKSHFHCQCYPGWGGDSCSTPIHQ; this comes from the exons aTGTGCTGTTTTCTTTCTGTGCTACTGCTAATCTTCAATCTGATCTGCGTCATCTTTGGACTGCAAGATGGAACATTACCTCTGTCCCAGTTCCCATTTCTTACAGTCTGGAATGCCCCCACTGCCAGCTGCCTCTCTCGGTATGGAGTGGATCTGGACCTGGGAACATTCAGTATCATCCAAAACCAGAACCAAAGTTTGACGGGTGAGAACATAACCATTTTCTATTCAGAGAAGCTCGGACTTTATCCAATGTACTCGGGGCGAGGTGTGGCTGTCAATGGTGGAGTGCCGCAGAACAGCAGCCTTGAGGACCATCTCAGAGCTGCTAAGGAGAATATCCACACCATTATCCCAGATGACAAATTCCAGGGATTAGCTGTGGTGGACTGGGAGAGCTGGAGACCCATATGGGAAAGGAATTGGGATAGCATGCAGGTTTACTGGGAAGGGTCACGAGCTATTGTCAGCTCCAAGCATCCAGACTGGAGCCCGGCACAGGTAGAAGCTGTTGCTAGGGTGGAGTTTGAGGAGGCGGGGAGGAAGTTCATGGAAGAAACTTTGAAACTTGGACAGAAGGAAAGACCAAAGGGCTTTTGGGGCTTCTATGGGTTTCCAAACTGTTACAACTACCACAATGCTAAAAGCAGCAACTACACAGGGGAGTGTCCGTCTGTAGAAATGGGCAGAAATGATGAGCTAGTCTGGCTTTGGAACATCTCCTCTGCTCTGTACCCCGACATCTACCTCGGCTATGACCTGCGAGGTCTACACAAAGAGGTGCTGCGGTATGCACGCCATCGCATCCTGGAAGCGTTGAGAGCTGCAGATAAGATGACCCCATCACCTCCACCTGTGTTCCCCTACGCTCGCATTGTTTACACCTACACATTAGACTTCCTCACGCAG GAGCACCTGGTCtacactattggagagagcgcTGCTTTAGCATCTGCAGGGGTGGTGCTGTGGGGTGATAACTCTTTCTCTAAATCTAAG GCCACCTGTGAAGCAGTGAAATCCTACATCGATGACACTCTGGGTCATTATGTGGTCAACGTGACGGCTGCAGCCACTCTCTGCAGTCAGTCGTTGTGTTCCTCTAGGGGCCGGTGCCAGAGGAGCGACCTGAACTCAAAGGTTTACCTGCACCTGAATCCCAGCACATGGAAAGTGGTTTCTGAGGAGAGAGCGCAGGGACAGAAGAATTACAGAGTTTTAGGACACATGCAATCACAGGAGGTAAAACTCATGAAGTCTCACTTTCACTGCCAGTGTTATCCTGGGTGGGGCGGAGACAGCTGCTCTACACCAATACACCAATGA